The following coding sequences lie in one Methanothermobacter sp. MT-2 genomic window:
- a CDS encoding DNA primase large subunit PriL: protein MEDDPRLFRIIEHTSGQKLDDDSKIPGSLWELSIKRIEWYLKKRGRGKYNPGYYRFLFNPELAEFDVVAFYILAQAIGARFNPNSRETRIFIESEGELVKERLSTMENHLKERISTSILEELLDGETPHWSQLEKLLENRRIKLTELILKNGKVILDKESQQGRNRHIIEALREKIIPYLIIQETEKYINKVHKMAAKIEPHPTLLELADKIREKISQQFFIPKKAGAGTIRASRLDFDAFPPCIKNTMAGVKAGNRNDAIVLLLTGFLSYARLYPAVFKDRKPHKVSDFDPNLDVTLNEILPLIYEAADNCEPPLFQDDPQEKFNITAKLGFGLHETPSLEHEGESKWYTPMSCEKIKIHLPSLCKPDKLCEKIQNPLTYYNRKRWEKKGKGDKDIPRSNTRR, encoded by the coding sequence ATGGAAGATGATCCTCGCCTTTTTCGCATCATAGAGCATACAAGTGGTCAGAAACTTGATGATGATTCCAAGATACCGGGGAGTCTCTGGGAACTTTCCATAAAAAGGATTGAATGGTACTTGAAAAAAAGGGGCCGTGGAAAATACAACCCGGGATACTACAGGTTCCTTTTCAACCCTGAGTTAGCAGAATTTGATGTTGTGGCATTCTACATACTCGCACAGGCTATAGGGGCTAGATTCAACCCAAATTCTAGGGAAACCCGTATATTCATAGAATCAGAGGGCGAGCTTGTGAAAGAAAGACTTTCGACGATGGAAAATCATCTGAAAGAGAGGATATCAACCAGTATCCTGGAAGAATTATTAGATGGGGAAACACCACACTGGAGCCAACTAGAAAAACTCCTTGAAAACAGGAGAATAAAATTAACCGAACTCATACTCAAAAATGGTAAAGTCATCCTAGACAAGGAATCCCAACAGGGAAGAAACCGACACATAATCGAAGCTCTAAGAGAGAAGATCATACCATACCTTATAATCCAAGAAACCGAAAAATACATCAACAAGGTCCATAAGATGGCTGCGAAAATCGAACCACACCCCACACTATTAGAACTGGCAGATAAAATCCGCGAAAAGATAAGCCAACAATTCTTCATCCCTAAAAAAGCAGGTGCCGGGACAATAAGAGCCTCTAGACTGGATTTCGATGCATTTCCACCATGTATAAAAAATACAATGGCCGGCGTTAAGGCAGGTAACAGAAACGATGCCATAGTATTATTACTCACAGGATTCCTATCATATGCCCGCTTGTATCCAGCTGTCTTCAAAGACAGGAAACCCCATAAGGTTTCAGATTTCGACCCAAACCTCGATGTAACACTCAATGAAATATTACCATTAATATATGAGGCGGCTGATAACTGCGAACCACCCTTATTCCAGGACGACCCTCAAGAAAAATTTAATATCACAGCAAAGCTCGGATTCGGATTACATGAAACACCTAGCCTAGAACATGAAGGGGAAAGTAAATGGTACACGCCAATGAGCTGCGAAAAGATAAAAATACACCTACCAAGCCTATGCAAACCAGACAAGTTATGCGAAAAAATCCAAAACCCCCTCACATACTACAACAGGAAACGATGGGAAAAAAAGGGGAAAGGTGATAAGGATATTCCAAGAAGCAACACCAGAAGATAG